Proteins from one Deinococcus fonticola genomic window:
- a CDS encoding tyrosine-type recombinase/integrase, which translates to MTGAMVLASKWSNAANRRREGLRAAHVQDAATLIDLLHTFMRLKSSRGARVSPLTLEHYAESVRRFLTFTGPPESPTRALNQLSAEDFEMWLLQMQSEDLSASSIKRHLYGVRNLMKALVWANVLDADPSAGIRPPSEATPAHAKKKAIPVAKYAELLALPTSLHAENSIRANRDALLLALGGTAGLRAAEIVGLNVQDVDFSLEQLTVRGKGGKQRLVPLSGSVLKLVRAWITSRQAVSAEGILRSEALLVSLTHRNYGGRLTTKGGRDIASTYYQALGLPPEMWGLHTLRRTAGTHLYRATRDLHVVADLLGHSSVTTSAIYAKMDSEVRREAVEAMERLRDDA; encoded by the coding sequence GTGACCGGGGCGATGGTGCTGGCCTCCAAGTGGTCGAATGCCGCAAACCGCAGGCGCGAGGGCCTGCGCGCCGCCCATGTGCAGGATGCCGCCACGCTGATTGACCTGCTCCACACATTCATGCGCCTGAAGTCCAGCCGGGGTGCTCGGGTCAGCCCGCTGACGCTGGAGCACTACGCAGAATCGGTTCGGCGGTTCCTGACCTTCACCGGCCCGCCCGAGTCACCCACCCGTGCCTTGAATCAACTGTCTGCCGAGGACTTCGAGATGTGGCTGCTGCAGATGCAGTCCGAGGATCTGTCGGCGTCCAGCATCAAGCGCCACCTGTACGGCGTGCGCAACTTAATGAAGGCGCTGGTGTGGGCAAATGTGCTGGACGCCGACCCGTCCGCCGGCATTCGCCCACCTTCCGAGGCGACGCCGGCACACGCCAAGAAAAAAGCCATTCCTGTGGCGAAGTATGCCGAATTGCTCGCCCTGCCCACCAGCCTCCACGCTGAGAACTCCATCCGCGCAAACCGGGACGCGCTGCTGCTGGCGCTGGGCGGCACAGCCGGCCTGCGCGCGGCGGAAATTGTCGGCCTGAATGTTCAGGACGTGGATTTCAGCCTGGAGCAGTTGACCGTTCGGGGCAAGGGTGGCAAACAGCGTCTGGTGCCACTGAGTGGCAGTGTCCTGAAGCTCGTCCGCGCCTGGATAACGTCCAGACAGGCCGTTTCTGCCGAGGGTATCCTTCGTTCGGAGGCGCTGCTGGTATCGCTGACCCACCGAAATTACGGTGGGCGACTCACCACGAAGGGCGGGCGGGATATCGCCAGCACGTATTACCAGGCGCTGGGCCTGCCGCCGGAGATGTGGGGCCTTCATACCTTGCGGCGCACGGCAGGCACGCACCTGTACCGCGCCACACGGGACTTGCACGTGGTGGCGGACTTGCTGGGGCACTCGTCGGTAACGACCTCGGCCATCTACGCGAAGATGGACAGCGAGGTGCGGCGTGAGGCGGTCGAGGCGATGGAGAGATTGCGAGACGACGCTTAG
- the lnt gene encoding apolipoprotein N-acyltransferase gives MPPRTARLPDALTCLVLGAALALTLPPLQTGALSAVALAALLWHVAHGRDTRQVAGRMFWAASGLCAVHLWWLSAFLGTLFQTPVLGLLALALFALEGSFYALMALVAARLAGSSVLARVWLLAGGWVLLEALRFLGPFAFPWPTLGYSLLPTPMIQIADLGGVLLASALVTATAAALVTFWRHRAAPLWVMAVLWVAALAYGVTRTAGEGPTRQAIVERSTVDVFSKAAENRSAQDFFDVYLRPLKQVPLPEGVPVFLPETAVLDESLLPQVPGPGIYGLYTPLPKGNKAVAWDGQQITAQSDKARPVPFGEFFPLHSTLRPVWRLIENAVGFSLDSLSPAQTLNILPLSGVNYGAYICYDSVFPWVARQLTNKGANVLVNISNDGWYAGWGVQQHFMMGRVRAIENRRWVLRSVNQGIAASIDDLGRPRRTLGRGEGAMQVSFRELRGATIYNRVGDFPALLAAGLMLLLGFMYRRTA, from the coding sequence CGGGGCACTCAGTGCCGTGGCCCTCGCGGCGCTGCTGTGGCACGTCGCACACGGGCGGGACACGCGGCAGGTCGCCGGGCGCATGTTCTGGGCCGCCAGCGGCCTGTGCGCCGTGCACCTGTGGTGGCTCAGCGCCTTCCTGGGCACCCTTTTCCAGACGCCGGTGCTGGGCCTGCTGGCGCTGGCGCTGTTCGCACTGGAAGGCAGTTTCTATGCCCTGATGGCCCTTGTCGCGGCCCGCCTGGCCGGTTCCAGCGTGCTGGCCCGCGTGTGGTTGCTGGCGGGCGGCTGGGTACTGCTCGAAGCCCTGCGGTTTCTGGGGCCGTTCGCCTTTCCGTGGCCCACGCTGGGCTACTCGTTGCTGCCTACCCCCATGATCCAGATCGCCGACCTGGGCGGCGTTCTGCTCGCCAGCGCCCTGGTCACGGCGACGGCGGCGGCCCTCGTCACCTTCTGGCGCCACCGCGCCGCGCCGCTGTGGGTCATGGCTGTTCTGTGGGTCGCGGCCCTCGCCTACGGCGTCACGCGCACGGCCGGAGAAGGCCCCACCCGACAGGCCATCGTGGAGCGCAGCACCGTGGACGTGTTCTCCAAGGCCGCTGAGAATAGGAGCGCCCAGGATTTTTTCGATGTCTACCTGCGTCCACTGAAACAAGTTCCTCTTCCCGAAGGTGTTCCCGTCTTTCTGCCCGAAACCGCCGTGCTGGACGAGAGTTTATTGCCCCAGGTGCCTGGCCCTGGGATTTACGGCCTTTACACTCCGCTCCCCAAAGGCAACAAGGCCGTGGCCTGGGATGGGCAGCAGATCACCGCCCAGAGCGACAAGGCCCGCCCTGTGCCCTTCGGGGAATTCTTTCCTCTGCATAGCACCCTGCGCCCCGTCTGGCGCCTGATCGAGAACGCCGTGGGCTTTTCTCTCGATAGCCTGTCCCCCGCACAGACCCTGAACATCCTGCCGCTCAGCGGCGTCAACTACGGGGCTTATATCTGCTACGACAGCGTGTTTCCGTGGGTGGCCCGGCAACTGACCAACAAGGGCGCGAACGTCCTGGTGAACATCAGCAACGACGGCTGGTACGCCGGGTGGGGCGTGCAGCAGCACTTCATGATGGGCCGCGTCCGCGCCATTGAAAACCGCCGCTGGGTGCTGCGCAGCGTCAACCAGGGCATCGCCGCCAGCATTGACGACCTGGGCCGCCCACGCCGCACGCTCGGCAGGGGAGAGGGCGCCATGCAGGTCAGCTTCAGGGAACTCCGTGGCGCGACCATTTATAACCGCGTGGGCGACTTCCCGGCGCTGCTGGCCGCCGGGCTCATGCTGCTGCTCGGTTTCATGTACCGCCGCACAGCTTAG